In Enterobacter sp. 638, a single window of DNA contains:
- the soxS gene encoding superoxide response transcriptional regulator SoxS, whose product MSHQQIIQTLIEWIDEHIDQPLNIDAVAKKSGYSKWYLQRMFRTVMHQTLGDYIRQRRLLLAAQALRSTRRPIFDIAMDLGYVSQQTFSRVFRREFDRTPSDYRHQLN is encoded by the coding sequence ATGTCACATCAGCAAATTATTCAGACATTGATTGAATGGATTGATGAACATATCGACCAACCATTAAACATTGACGCCGTCGCGAAGAAATCGGGCTATTCGAAGTGGTATCTGCAGAGAATGTTCCGCACGGTCATGCATCAGACGTTGGGGGATTACATTCGCCAGCGCAGATTGCTTTTGGCAGCGCAGGCGTTGCGCAGCACGCGCCGCCCGATTTTTGATATCGCGATGGATTTGGGATACGTTTCACAGCAGACATTTTCCCGGGTATTTAGACGCGAATTTGATCGCACCCCGAGCGATTACCGCCACCAGCTCAACTAG
- the soxR gene encoding redox-sensitive transcriptional activator SoxR — MEKRLPRIKALLTPGEVAKRSGVAVSALHFYETKGLIKSIRNGGNQRRYTRDVLRYVAIIKIAQRIGIPLATISDAFGVLPEGHSLSAKEWKDLSSQWREELDRRIHTLVALRDELDGCIGCGCLSRSDCPLRNPGDKLGEQGTGARLLGEE; from the coding sequence ATGGAAAAGAGATTACCGAGAATTAAAGCGTTGCTCACACCGGGTGAAGTCGCAAAACGCAGCGGGGTGGCGGTCTCGGCGCTGCATTTCTATGAAACAAAAGGGCTGATTAAAAGCATCCGTAACGGTGGCAATCAGCGCCGTTATACCCGCGATGTGCTGCGTTACGTGGCAATTATCAAAATTGCGCAACGCATCGGGATCCCGCTGGCGACCATCAGCGACGCCTTTGGCGTGCTGCCAGAAGGCCATTCGCTGAGTGCAAAAGAGTGGAAAGATCTCTCCTCGCAGTGGCGGGAAGAGCTGGATCGGCGCATCCATACGCTGGTTGCGCTGCGCGATGAGCTGGATGGATGCATCGGGTGTGGGTGTCTTTCCCGGAGCGATTGCCCGTTGCGTAACCCAGGCGACAAACTGGGTGAGCAGGGCACGGGCGCGCGCCTGCTGGGCGAAGAATAA
- a CDS encoding glutathione S-transferase, with translation MLTLHHLNQSRSQRVIWALEELGVPYQIVRYQREKTMLAPPSLKKIHPLGKSPVVEDNGLILAESGAILEYLQETYDPESHLKPQDAAHKTQYRFWLHYAEGSLMPLLMMKLVFNSLGKPPVPFGLRTLGNLLAQGVQKGYLNGQIETHARFVESHLAENSWFAGDHLSMADIQMSFPVFALLARGGVDNLPHLHAWKKKVEMRPAWQRAIQQGGPFEIPG, from the coding sequence ATGCTCACGCTCCACCACTTGAATCAATCCCGCTCACAGCGCGTGATCTGGGCGCTCGAAGAACTCGGCGTGCCGTATCAAATTGTCCGCTATCAGCGCGAAAAAACCATGCTGGCGCCGCCGTCGCTCAAGAAAATCCACCCGCTGGGTAAATCGCCTGTAGTAGAAGATAACGGCCTGATCCTCGCGGAATCGGGGGCAATTCTTGAATACTTGCAAGAAACCTATGATCCGGAGTCACATCTTAAACCTCAGGATGCGGCGCATAAAACCCAGTATCGCTTCTGGCTGCATTACGCAGAAGGGTCGCTGATGCCGCTTCTGATGATGAAACTGGTCTTTAATAGTCTGGGCAAACCGCCGGTGCCTTTTGGTCTGCGAACATTGGGTAACTTGCTGGCACAAGGCGTACAGAAAGGCTATCTCAACGGTCAGATTGAAACGCACGCGCGTTTTGTCGAATCGCATCTGGCCGAGAACAGCTGGTTCGCAGGCGATCATCTCAGCATGGCGGATATTCAGATGAGCTTCCCGGTATTCGCGTTACTTGCGCGCGGTGGAGTCGACAACCTGCCGCATCTACACGCATGGAAGAAAAAGGTCGAAATGCGCCCCGCGTGGCAACGTGCGATTCAGCAGGGTGGGCCGTTTGAAATCCCCGGATAA
- the ghxP gene encoding guanine/hypoxanthine transporter GhxP: MSTPSARTGGSLDAMFKISARGSTVRQEVVAGLTTFLAMVYSVIVVPGMLGKAGFPPAAVFVATCLVAGLGSIVMGLWANLPLAIGCAISLTAFTAFSLVLGQHISVPVALGAVFLMGVLFTVISATGIRSWILRNLPQGVAHGTGIGIGLFLLLIAANGVGLVVKNPLDGLPVAMGHFASFPVIMSLIGLAVIIGLEKLKVPGGILLTIIGISVVGLLFDPTVHFSGIFAMPSLSDEQGNSLIGSLDIVGALNPIVLPSVLALVMTAVFDATGTIRAVAGQANLLDKDGQIIDGGKALTTDSLSSVFSGLVGAAPAAVYIESAAGTAAGGKTGLTAITVGVLFLLILFLSPLSYLVPVYATAPALMYVGLLMLSNVAKIDFADFVDAMSGLITAVFIVLTCNIVTGIMIGFASLVIGRLVSGEWRKLNVGTVVIAIALVAFYAGGWAI; the protein is encoded by the coding sequence ATGTCTACGCCTTCAGCGCGTACTGGCGGTTCACTCGACGCCATGTTTAAAATTTCTGCTCGCGGCAGCACCGTGCGTCAGGAAGTTGTTGCCGGTCTGACGACCTTCCTGGCGATGGTTTACTCCGTGATCGTTGTGCCGGGTATGCTGGGTAAAGCGGGCTTCCCGCCTGCTGCGGTGTTCGTTGCCACCTGTCTGGTTGCGGGTCTGGGTTCTATCGTGATGGGCCTGTGGGCTAACCTGCCGCTGGCGATTGGTTGCGCAATTTCACTGACCGCATTCACCGCGTTCAGCCTGGTGCTGGGCCAACACATCAGCGTGCCTGTTGCACTGGGTGCGGTGTTCCTGATGGGTGTGCTGTTTACCGTGATTTCTGCGACCGGCATCCGCAGCTGGATTTTACGGAACCTGCCGCAAGGCGTGGCGCACGGTACGGGCATCGGTATCGGCCTGTTCCTGCTGCTGATTGCTGCCAACGGCGTGGGCCTGGTGGTTAAAAACCCACTCGACGGCTTGCCGGTTGCGATGGGCCATTTCGCCAGCTTCCCGGTGATCATGTCGCTCATTGGTCTGGCGGTCATTATCGGTCTGGAAAAACTGAAAGTGCCAGGCGGTATCTTGCTGACCATCATTGGGATTTCCGTGGTCGGCCTGCTTTTCGATCCGACCGTTCACTTCTCCGGTATCTTTGCGATGCCGTCGCTGAGTGATGAACAGGGTAACTCTCTGATTGGTAGCCTCGATATTGTCGGCGCGCTGAATCCGATTGTGCTGCCAAGCGTGCTGGCGCTGGTCATGACCGCGGTATTTGACGCCACGGGGACCATCCGTGCGGTTGCGGGTCAGGCCAATCTGCTGGATAAAGACGGCCAGATCATCGATGGCGGCAAAGCGCTGACCACCGACTCCCTGAGCAGCGTCTTCTCCGGTCTGGTGGGCGCGGCTCCGGCAGCGGTCTACATTGAGTCCGCAGCGGGTACGGCGGCAGGCGGTAAAACCGGTCTGACGGCAATCACCGTCGGCGTGCTGTTCTTGCTGATCCTGTTCCTGTCGCCACTCTCTTATCTGGTCCCGGTTTACGCGACCGCACCGGCGCTGATGTATGTTGGTCTGCTGATGCTGAGCAACGTAGCGAAAATCGATTTTGCCGATTTCGTTGACGCGATGTCTGGCCTGATTACCGCCGTCTTCATCGTACTGACCTGCAACATCGTCACCGGCATCATGATTGGCTTTGCCTCGCTGGTGATTGGTCGTCTGGTTTCGGGCGAATGGCGCAAGCTGAACGTTGGCACCGTGGTGATCGCCATCGCGCTGGTGGCATTCTATGCGGGCGGCTGGGCCATCTGA